A region of Mycoplasmopsis bovirhinis DNA encodes the following proteins:
- a CDS encoding ABC transporter permease, which produces MWNLFKEVWRSLFKNKVTVGGLTLLIFLTSGIFTFLHGTSKTMQNQFFRYQQQSKGHDLTVDLNLPINGNTYNNGYFINGLSNDDGHEGYNQPLRYLTQNYLESSNILNFNKITENYLPLNYFIDKEEYKNRYISRSDFLDLYNTSYNDAGQGELLTLDFSKNQKYFKLKRNISLPTYIKDANIFTKEKTKTLIDKNKIFWFDKKYTLKDIGYITNTESNEVYISQLSTLFINPYNNLMTFDLLQGKEWENDKGVLKITGLELAKILGLTNIENKNFVYKVNRNISSKLINYNENEDISSLSVKQLNDSLTYNDLFGAEDKEVTSSGKITFQANASYTIPIEWAYLKTKTTYFERKLYETTYVGDNQNKWSGTYKSFMENLINVHGQIPEEYAKFSFWEKNIINEYRPYVLEGNNSILGNVSERSEEKNLLSFEEVQNTELKIAEATLQPSGINYNNFYYDGYKKIIQIEGYQNLDSKIYLNLTNKNIANDTLIKIRAGALKITKQNIYQYIANKVSKNNIGIRQTITIDSFNNGEGKKVYHFVNTGDQNNSIYGIENNINKLMNEGLYPSLNKQEDDLNDYFTTHEIDPYVAAMLLLQSSYNILPHEEYIKTDFDYDRIEYTDSETGTVTQFKRVKIYRLAHYKNDRTLDASEYNIFANLGIMIKGEAEFVVVAPVYNEVKEIVLWKNVKLNSNPNGIILNSQLSNWLTTNKLTLKAYLPKNKYVRETPDFSHTVYVPFVFRGPDVEVVNQALNENSLDLGINRLWKSIINTDLYKKGFLNEEQLLVLISSLKKTFDKNNFAATFSSGSINYAVLPKIILDGLYEVSNHPSGDYIKSILVSVFNKILALLVNYPTQEAKNQYLAQNIDNLFAFVSLLMGNKIIDYEVISSLLKVSKDLDEFLIIIRDIISAFNFKKIFGYTNDFFNNDYGKETVINGKNYRRSLSSYDIFMAIVNGIEYPILRDSLLRLLDNIHIDHLTNWKDANNPLKGILKLLPFGVKELIPQINGYKNDSKNKYKNLIDGIKFFIRNFDYDIFLETLKEEVEVETFSTDSQEYNKLLESHVNIRKDVLLTKLDSKKIIYALFKAFFNTPGSNKRVKDELIKMLNLSSKGSNIQIAQGKYLTIPDSDPDKLDFFDLIQLLLVSPKSGYTEVSQTSEQRLNTLQRVKKIIQDIDANNGKLTKAIFENLNPNFLKEYFEISDVNNLERDKSKILTKLNEWKIIIESFDLKNAGSIDTIHRSFASLNNWFIKLQPQPNSSFLNIVLNRLLSKLTGSTYTEFSYLKDIYPIIKIWLEIFNQNKDYNKALAFANELLEIANKQEIINSFNSFDLFQPASLNIAGYEETGFGVTRSLANPAAMRDLFFAKNQVGIYQNKYLKNLVVKYPEFANFLESYSYQITQSFSYIAAANKDFLVESGETFSHTNAFSSYLSILINSHLKNHAFRNNLKTLTKLFNSDYSSFSLDFLGISDAILNNVLRNMFPQLIVWTFTDTHSKKQDEEAYSNIASFIHNKLFNFETLIRNKGNFMNFLSRFDDSGKESPYLENDFSFKIAIDDNIFTKLADLVKESPERYTFFGMNLADILFASINSITGLTPVNNVLIFNKSSSYVAKVNYAFLTQNKKEIYTGVVPDDPIQATLLLNSLDEKYLLNINGSKYIIIGEDMTYDYFYPVLDENNLQVNTKDQAIVYVNNTGFDRIRQSYRGTVVKEYLTVKENKKLNNQSLRELKAEIEAYVQTQITDVTNLQRTFLTSELDGINPERSLRVNTIKKLINSVSTTSNFILTTLVILITISITFIIKRYISNKNKVIGILIAQGYTPLQIALSLSIFSFFTIIVGGLFGYISGFVLSGYGLVILSNYWVIPIQTLTFEPLSLVISLVLPLLGMAILIIFIALRSLRYKSIDLMSGITEVNIGELYNKLMLKTEKQRITTKFGISLIYNSFWKLFSFAISVILASITAIIGFSTFGTFEKAINQTYENRKFNYKLDLATPTKEGGLYNPFTSEDLDKTLYVPIGDIRELNQYQPDYFKPGASSVVNLNDPKTNLPKNGNPTDFHPHVITQFSVNLKIDSSVSIDPFEIIYNSLPDSQKSRIMQLRDNVGFALTKHQQGVAFTKITKNGVEVDSNTIDINQTYKNGVRAFFQYIPNKEKIINGKFWYVVYNEQEGNWEHKVITTNSYRDQYREFLVKGYKWMEANTSVRDYYVSFNGLVFNKSTNETYTYLESNYNKEDIKLYGYQSNSKQIHVKTASGKNLLTAIDNAFRSSGSNINKQIPLIINNVTKQKFNLEKGSVIKLSFKNKVNRLTKNIEEKLGKSSLEDTVNDLKKTYQFYVYDINPTFINNEFIIPKAAADQIIGFDELYKAKLEKTKDNLPEGFNEHHYKFNGILSTDEFPIQLMLSTGLYSPSGFFGAVESFNIDNTSIREKKYFFDALFGNFEVNNNLQVEGVMKQLGASNQDIAKFLKPSYDPLRDSILEIYNEAKESPDLHIKEFAKLFNEQLAIPNAYSVESKTIEVGFTLSIGKTVQIIVTIISSFAFVISIIILIIVSTILIGENERNIAIWSILGYSNKEKLKMFFGIYIPFIIISLLLSFPIAYGFIAIFTGFLASSASLSIPLTISWLNVLSTVIVVFGVFILTSALSWINLNKIKAIDLLKEK; this is translated from the coding sequence ATGTGAAACTTATTCAAAGAAGTATGAAGGTCATTATTTAAAAATAAAGTAACAGTAGGTGGCTTAACACTTTTAATTTTTCTTACTTCAGGAATCTTTACATTTTTGCACGGTACTTCAAAAACAATGCAAAACCAATTTTTTAGATATCAACAACAATCTAAAGGACATGATTTAACTGTAGATTTAAATTTACCAATTAATGGTAATACTTATAATAATGGATATTTTATAAATGGTTTGAGTAATGATGATGGACATGAAGGATATAACCAACCACTTAGATATTTAACTCAAAATTATTTAGAATCAAGTAATATTTTAAATTTCAATAAAATAACTGAAAATTACTTACCATTAAATTATTTTATTGATAAAGAAGAATATAAAAATAGATATATATCTCGTTCTGATTTTTTAGATTTATATAATACTTCTTATAATGATGCTGGACAAGGAGAATTATTAACATTAGATTTTTCTAAAAATCAAAAATATTTTAAATTAAAAAGAAATATATCGTTACCAACGTATATTAAAGATGCAAATATTTTTACTAAAGAAAAAACTAAAACCTTAATTGATAAAAATAAAATTTTTTGATTTGATAAAAAATACACTTTAAAAGATATAGGATATATTACTAATACAGAATCAAACGAAGTATATATATCACAACTAAGTACTTTATTTATCAACCCATACAATAATTTAATGACTTTTGATTTATTGCAAGGTAAAGAATGAGAAAATGATAAAGGTGTGTTAAAAATCACAGGATTAGAACTTGCTAAAATCCTTGGTTTAACAAATATTGAAAATAAAAACTTTGTTTACAAAGTAAATAGAAATATTTCATCTAAATTAATTAATTATAATGAAAATGAAGATATTAGTAGTTTAAGTGTAAAGCAACTTAATGATTCATTAACATATAATGATTTATTTGGTGCTGAAGATAAGGAAGTAACTAGCTCAGGAAAAATAACTTTCCAAGCGAATGCTTCATATACCATTCCTATAGAATGAGCTTATTTAAAAACTAAAACAACATATTTTGAACGTAAGTTATATGAAACAACTTATGTTGGGGATAACCAAAATAAATGAAGTGGAACATACAAAAGTTTCATGGAGAATCTTATCAATGTTCACGGACAAATTCCAGAAGAATATGCTAAATTCTCATTTTGAGAAAAAAATATTATTAATGAATACCGCCCATATGTTTTAGAAGGTAATAATTCTATTTTAGGTAATGTTAGTGAACGCAGTGAAGAAAAGAATTTGTTATCTTTTGAAGAAGTTCAAAATACCGAGTTAAAAATAGCTGAAGCTACTTTACAGCCTTCAGGTATTAATTACAACAATTTTTACTATGATGGTTATAAAAAAATAATTCAAATTGAAGGTTATCAAAATTTAGATAGTAAAATTTATCTAAATTTAACAAATAAAAATATTGCAAATGATACTTTAATTAAAATTAGAGCCGGAGCACTAAAAATAACTAAACAAAACATTTACCAATATATTGCTAATAAAGTTTCTAAAAATAACATTGGAATTCGTCAAACAATTACGATTGATTCATTTAATAATGGTGAAGGTAAAAAAGTTTACCACTTTGTTAATACTGGTGATCAAAATAATTCAATTTATGGAATTGAAAACAATATTAATAAATTAATGAATGAAGGATTATATCCTTCATTAAATAAGCAAGAAGATGATTTAAATGACTATTTTACAACTCATGAAATAGATCCTTATGTTGCTGCAATGTTGCTTTTACAATCTTCATATAATATCTTACCTCATGAAGAATATATTAAAACTGATTTTGATTACGACAGAATTGAATACACTGATTCAGAAACAGGAACTGTTACACAATTTAAGAGAGTTAAAATTTATCGTTTAGCCCATTACAAGAATGATCGTACCTTAGATGCAAGTGAATACAACATTTTTGCCAATTTAGGGATTATGATTAAAGGTGAAGCAGAATTTGTCGTAGTTGCACCTGTATATAATGAAGTTAAAGAGATAGTTCTTTGAAAAAATGTAAAACTAAATTCTAATCCAAATGGAATTATTTTAAATAGTCAATTGAGCAACTGATTAACAACTAATAAATTAACTTTAAAAGCATATTTGCCGAAAAATAAATATGTGCGAGAAACACCTGATTTTAGTCATACTGTATACGTTCCATTTGTTTTTAGAGGACCCGATGTAGAAGTAGTTAACCAAGCACTAAATGAAAATAGTTTAGATCTTGGTATTAACAGATTATGAAAAAGCATTATTAACACTGATTTATACAAAAAAGGTTTTTTAAACGAAGAACAATTACTTGTTTTAATAAGTTCTTTAAAGAAAACTTTTGATAAAAATAATTTTGCAGCAACATTTTCAAGTGGATCAATTAATTATGCTGTATTACCTAAAATTATTTTAGATGGACTTTATGAAGTTTCAAACCACCCTTCAGGTGATTACATTAAATCAATCCTTGTTAGTGTTTTTAACAAGATCTTAGCTTTATTAGTTAATTACCCAACACAAGAAGCAAAGAATCAATATTTGGCTCAAAATATTGATAACTTATTTGCTTTTGTTTCATTATTGATGGGCAACAAGATTATTGATTATGAAGTTATTAGTTCATTATTAAAAGTTTCAAAAGACCTAGATGAATTTTTAATCATTATTAGAGATATAATTTCTGCTTTTAACTTCAAAAAGATTTTTGGTTATACAAATGATTTCTTTAACAATGATTATGGTAAAGAAACGGTTATTAACGGCAAAAATTATAGAAGATCTTTAAGTAGTTACGATATTTTTATGGCAATTGTCAATGGGATAGAATATCCAATTCTTAGAGATTCATTATTAAGATTATTAGATAATATTCATATTGATCATTTAACTAATTGAAAAGATGCAAATAACCCTTTAAAAGGCATTTTAAAATTACTTCCTTTTGGAGTTAAAGAATTAATTCCACAAATTAATGGTTACAAAAATGATTCAAAGAATAAATATAAAAATTTAATTGATGGAATTAAATTTTTCATCAGAAATTTTGATTATGATATTTTCTTGGAAACACTTAAAGAAGAAGTTGAGGTAGAAACTTTTTCAACTGATTCGCAAGAATATAATAAATTATTAGAATCACATGTTAATATCCGTAAAGATGTTTTATTAACTAAACTTGATTCTAAAAAAATTATTTATGCATTATTTAAAGCTTTTTTCAATACTCCTGGATCAAATAAACGCGTTAAAGATGAATTAATAAAAATGCTTAATTTATCTTCTAAAGGATCTAATATTCAAATTGCTCAAGGTAAATATTTAACCATACCTGATTCCGATCCTGATAAGTTAGATTTCTTTGATTTAATTCAATTATTACTTGTTAGTCCTAAATCAGGGTATACTGAAGTAAGTCAAACAAGTGAACAAAGACTAAATACCTTGCAAAGAGTTAAAAAGATTATTCAAGATATAGATGCAAATAATGGTAAATTAACCAAGGCAATATTTGAAAATTTAAATCCTAATTTCCTAAAAGAATATTTTGAAATTAGTGATGTTAATAATCTTGAAAGAGATAAAAGTAAGATTTTAACTAAATTAAATGAGTGAAAAATTATTATAGAATCCTTTGATTTAAAAAATGCTGGAAGCATTGATACAATTCATAGATCTTTTGCAAGTTTAAATAATTGATTTATTAAGTTACAACCACAACCGAATTCAAGTTTTTTAAATATAGTTTTAAACCGCCTTTTATCAAAATTAACAGGAAGTACATATACTGAATTTAGTTATTTAAAAGATATTTACCCAATTATTAAAATTTGGCTTGAAATATTTAACCAAAACAAAGATTATAATAAAGCTTTAGCCTTTGCTAATGAATTATTAGAAATAGCTAATAAGCAAGAAATTATTAATTCATTTAATTCATTTGATTTATTCCAACCTGCTTCATTAAATATAGCTGGTTATGAAGAAACTGGCTTTGGAGTAACTAGATCCTTAGCTAATCCAGCGGCTATGAGAGATTTATTTTTTGCTAAAAACCAAGTTGGAATTTATCAAAACAAATATTTAAAAAACTTAGTTGTTAAATATCCTGAATTTGCTAATTTTTTAGAATCCTATAGTTATCAAATAACTCAGAGTTTTTCTTATATAGCAGCAGCAAATAAAGACTTTTTAGTTGAATCAGGAGAAACATTTAGTCATACTAATGCCTTTAGTTCGTATCTTAGTATTTTGATTAATTCACATTTAAAAAATCATGCTTTTAGAAACAATCTAAAAACTTTAACAAAATTATTTAACTCAGATTATTCAAGTTTTTCACTTGATTTCTTAGGTATTTCGGATGCAATTTTAAATAATGTTTTAAGAAATATGTTTCCACAACTAATTGTTTGAACTTTTACTGACACTCATAGTAAAAAACAAGATGAAGAAGCATATTCTAATATCGCATCTTTTATACATAATAAATTATTTAACTTCGAAACCTTAATTCGTAATAAAGGTAATTTTATGAATTTTTTAAGTAGATTTGATGATTCTGGCAAAGAATCTCCCTACTTAGAAAATGACTTTAGTTTTAAAATCGCAATTGATGATAATATATTTACCAAGCTTGCTGATTTAGTTAAAGAGTCTCCTGAAAGATATACTTTCTTTGGAATGAATTTAGCAGATATTTTATTTGCTTCAATTAATTCTATTACTGGGTTAACTCCAGTTAATAATGTTTTAATATTTAATAAATCTTCATCATATGTTGCTAAAGTTAATTATGCATTTCTAACTCAAAATAAAAAAGAGATATATACTGGAGTTGTACCTGATGACCCAATTCAAGCAACTTTGTTATTAAATTCTTTAGACGAGAAATATTTACTTAATATTAATGGATCTAAATATATTATTATTGGTGAAGATATGACTTATGATTATTTTTATCCCGTTTTAGATGAAAATAACTTACAAGTTAATACTAAAGATCAAGCTATTGTTTATGTTAACAATACAGGATTTGACAGAATTAGACAATCATATAGAGGAACAGTTGTTAAAGAATATTTAACAGTTAAAGAAAACAAAAAGTTAAATAACCAAAGTTTAAGAGAATTAAAAGCAGAAATTGAAGCTTATGTACAAACTCAAATAACGGATGTTACAAACTTACAAAGAACATTTTTAACTTCTGAATTAGATGGTATTAACCCTGAACGTAGTTTAAGAGTTAATACCATTAAGAAATTAATTAACTCTGTTTCAACAACCTCGAATTTTATTTTAACTACCTTAGTTATTTTAATCACAATATCTATTACTTTTATAATTAAAAGATATATATCTAATAAAAATAAAGTTATTGGTATTTTAATTGCTCAAGGTTATACACCTCTTCAAATTGCTTTATCTCTTTCGATTTTTTCATTTTTTACTATTATTGTTGGTGGATTGTTTGGATATATTTCTGGATTTGTACTTTCAGGTTATGGGTTAGTAATTTTATCTAATTATTGAGTTATTCCAATTCAAACTTTAACTTTTGAACCGCTTTCATTAGTAATAAGTTTAGTCTTACCACTCTTAGGAATGGCAATTTTAATTATTTTTATTGCACTTAGATCATTAAGATATAAATCAATTGACTTAATGTCAGGGATTACTGAAGTTAATATTGGTGAATTGTATAATAAACTGATGTTAAAAACCGAAAAACAAAGAATTACCACTAAATTTGGTATTTCATTAATTTATAATAGTTTTTGAAAACTATTCTCATTTGCTATTTCTGTTATTTTAGCAAGTATTACTGCTATTATTGGATTTAGTACCTTTGGTACATTTGAAAAAGCAATTAATCAAACTTATGAAAACAGAAAATTTAATTATAAATTAGATTTAGCTACTCCTACTAAAGAAGGAGGATTATACAATCCATTTACAAGTGAAGATTTAGATAAAACTTTATATGTTCCAATTGGTGATATTAGAGAATTAAACCAGTATCAACCTGATTACTTTAAACCTGGTGCTTCATCAGTAGTTAATTTAAATGATCCTAAAACTAATTTACCTAAAAATGGAAATCCAACAGACTTTCATCCTCATGTTATAACACAATTTTCAGTTAACTTAAAAATTGACTCTAGTGTTTCAATTGACCCTTTTGAAATTATTTATAACTCTCTTCCAGATAGTCAAAAATCAAGGATCATGCAACTAAGAGATAATGTAGGATTTGCTTTAACTAAACATCAGCAAGGTGTTGCATTTACAAAAATAACTAAAAATGGTGTTGAAGTTGATTCAAATACTATTGATATTAATCAAACCTATAAAAATGGTGTTAGAGCCTTTTTCCAATATATTCCAAATAAAGAAAAAATTATTAATGGTAAATTCTGATATGTTGTTTATAATGAACAAGAAGGTAATTGAGAACACAAAGTAATTACAACCAATTCTTATAGAGACCAATACCGTGAATTTTTAGTTAAAGGGTATAAATGAATGGAAGCTAATACATCTGTTAGAGATTATTATGTCTCATTTAATGGACTTGTATTTAACAAATCAACTAATGAAACATATACTTATTTAGAATCAAATTACAATAAAGAAGATATTAAACTTTATGGCTACCAAAGTAATTCAAAACAAATTCATGTAAAAACTGCTAGTGGTAAAAACTTACTAACAGCAATTGATAACGCCTTTAGATCTTCTGGTTCAAATATTAATAAACAAATTCCTCTAATTATTAACAATGTCACAAAACAAAAATTTAATTTAGAAAAAGGAAGTGTGATTAAACTTAGTTTTAAAAACAAAGTTAATCGTTTAACGAAAAATATCGAAGAAAAACTAGGTAAATCTTCCTTAGAAGATACAGTTAATGATTTAAAGAAAACATACCAATTCTATGTCTATGATATTAACCCAACATTTATTAATAATGAATTTATTATTCCCAAAGCAGCAGCTGATCAAATCATCGGATTTGACGAGTTATATAAAGCAAAGCTAGAAAAAACTAAAGATAATCTACCTGAAGGGTTTAATGAACATCATTATAAATTTAATGGAATTTTATCAACTGATGAATTTCCAATTCAATTAATGTTATCAACTGGTCTTTATTCACCTTCAGGATTTTTTGGAGCAGTTGAAAGCTTTAACATCGATAACACTTCAATTAGAGAAAAGAAATATTTCTTTGATGCTTTATTTGGTAATTTTGAAGTTAACAACAACTTGCAAGTTGAAGGAGTTATGAAACAACTTGGTGCTTCAAATCAAGATATTGCTAAATTTTTAAAACCAAGCTATGATCCTTTAAGAGATAGTATCCTTGAAATTTATAATGAAGCAAAAGAATCACCAGATTTACACATTAAAGAATTTGCTAAATTATTTAATGAGCAATTAGCAATACCTAATGCTTATTCAGTTGAATCTAAAACTATAGAAGTAGGTTTCACTTTATCAATAGGTAAAACTGTGCAAATCATTGTAACAATTATTTCTTCATTTGCTTTTGTTATTTCAATTATTATTTTGATAATTGTTTCAACTATTTTAATAGGAGAAAATGAACGAAATATTGCTATTTGAAGTATCTTAGGATACTCAAATAAAGAAAAATTAAAAATGTTTTTTGGAATCTATATTCCATTTATCATTATTTCTTTATTATTGTCCTTTCCAATTGCTTATGGTTTTATAGCAATATTTACAGGATTTTTAGCAAGTAGTGCAAGTTTATCAATACCTTTAACAATTTCATGGTTAAATGTACTTTCAACTGTTATTGTTGTCTTTGGGGTATTTATTCTAACTTCTGCATTATCATGAATTAATTTGAATAAAATTAAAGCTATTGATTTACTAAAGGAGAAGTAA
- a CDS encoding ABC transporter ATP-binding protein — MSKFNIFKKNKQENNEDNIASSDAILSKESNLKITTKNVFEILDSNEGDRRIIVDRYIARKLAKAAKVKRPSDEAKDLKNSENAIIEVQDVSKYYLSGNVVTRVLKNISLTINKGEFVMIYGKSGGGKSTLLNLISALDRPSKGNVVVCDTNLPYLSDLKLTLFRRENVSFIFQNYNLLQNLSGFDNVQTGGYLQKNHEKKINIDDLFTEFDMDDVKYKFPSQMSGGQQQRISILRALAKNSPIIFADEPTAALDEKTTQLVLSYLYDINKKYGTTIVMVTHNPMIDKIASKIITVKDGKIKNLRLNPSPKHPMEINWEK; from the coding sequence ATGTCTAAATTTAATATTTTTAAAAAAAACAAACAAGAAAACAACGAAGATAATATTGCTTCTTCAGATGCAATATTATCTAAAGAAAGTAATTTAAAAATTACTACTAAAAATGTTTTTGAAATACTTGATTCAAATGAAGGTGACCGAAGAATTATTGTTGATAGATATATTGCAAGGAAACTAGCTAAAGCAGCAAAAGTAAAGCGCCCTAGTGATGAAGCAAAAGATTTAAAAAATAGCGAAAATGCTATTATAGAAGTACAAGACGTAAGTAAATATTATTTATCAGGTAATGTTGTTACTAGGGTTTTAAAAAATATATCTTTAACTATAAATAAAGGTGAATTTGTCATGATCTATGGTAAATCTGGCGGAGGAAAAAGCACATTACTAAATTTAATTTCAGCATTAGATCGTCCTTCTAAAGGAAACGTAGTAGTTTGTGATACAAACTTACCTTATTTAAGTGATTTAAAACTAACTTTATTTAGAAGAGAAAATGTTAGTTTTATCTTCCAAAACTACAACTTATTGCAAAACCTTTCGGGTTTTGATAATGTCCAAACTGGCGGATATTTGCAAAAGAATCATGAGAAGAAAATTAATATTGATGATTTATTCACCGAATTTGATATGGATGATGTAAAATACAAATTTCCTTCACAAATGTCGGGAGGTCAGCAACAAAGAATTTCAATTCTAAGGGCTTTAGCTAAAAATTCACCAATTATCTTTGCTGATGAACCAACGGCAGCTTTAGATGAAAAAACAACCCAACTAGTACTTAGTTATTTATACGACATTAATAAAAAATATGGAACAACCATTGTAATGGTTACCCATAATCCAATGATTGATAAAATAGCTTCCAAAATCATTACAGTTAAAGATGGAAAGATAAAGAATTTAAGATTGAATCCTAGTCCAAAACACCCAATGGAAATTAACTGGGAAAAGTAA
- a CDS encoding restriction endonuclease subunit S, which translates to MILRERERERDDNSGLNKLLEYVFGLDLMSYGYGVKYKKLGELINNLPKATLKTTDLIPNGKYPVINSGTSIYGYYYKFNNNGDAITIASRGENASFVQYMDQDFWAGGLCYALRSKDDNEILTKFLYYYLKNTQQKIRETLVSEGSIPALNKKDLEDIIIPIPPLSLQNQIVAILDNFSTYTNNLTQGLPAEINLRQKQYEYYRNKLLSFNKVS; encoded by the coding sequence ATGATATTAAGAGAGAGAGAGAGAGAGAGAGACGATAATTCTGGATTAAATAAATTACTTGAATATGTCTTTGGTTTGGATTTAATGAGTTATGGGTATGGGGTTAAATATAAGAAACTTGGAGAATTAATTAATAATTTGCCTAAAGCTACATTAAAAACTACTGATTTAATACCAAATGGAAAATACCCTGTTATAAACTCTGGTACATCTATTTATGGATATTATTACAAATTTAATAACAACGGTGATGCAATAACAATTGCTTCAAGAGGTGAAAATGCTAGTTTTGTGCAATATATGGATCAAGACTTTTGGGCTGGTGGATTATGCTACGCTTTAAGAAGCAAGGATGATAATGAAATATTAACTAAATTTCTATATTATTACCTAAAAAATACTCAACAAAAAATTAGAGAAACATTGGTAAGTGAAGGAAGTATACCAGCACTAAATAAAAAGGATTTAGAGGATATTATTATCCCTATCCCACCTCTATCACTCCAAAACCAAATAGTTGCGATCTTAGACAATTTTTCAACCTACACAAACAACCTAACTCAAGGTTTGCCGGCTGAAATAAACCTTCGGCAAAAACAATATGAATATTATCGAAACAAACTTTTAAGTTTTAATAAGGTAAGTTAA
- a CDS encoding restriction endonuclease subunit S, producing the protein MNKIEKLINELCPGGVEYKPLWEITTWNKKFQEVDPSKQEKIIKYKKYFSAKELKDLTSQDGTIKILTTNKTNIFANEAKVDKYVDQGEVIYLPTGGNALVQYYKGKFITGGNVIAIAKDNNELNIKYLFYVLNNKLDLIASYYRGAGIQHPYMPDILEILIPIPPRAIQDEIVKILDNFTELTTELTTELTTELTTELTTELTTELTTELTTELTTELTTELTTELKDRIKQYEYYRDKLLSFDDSKVKVEYKPLKELCSITTGKLNAKDAVDGGIYPFFTCHAKPYSINEYAFDTEAILLSGNGNIGHTNYYNGKFNAYQRTYVLHNFIEVNPKFLLHYINNSFKYYISQKSLNGVISYITLPILQEFSVPIPPLPVQNRIAEVLDNFEKICKDLKIGLPSEIQLRQKQYEYYRNLLLSFNIDDIKRERERERR; encoded by the coding sequence ATGAATAAAATAGAAAAGCTTATTAATGAGTTATGTCCTGGCGGTGTTGAGTATAAACCCTTATGAGAAATAACAACATGAAACAAAAAGTTTCAAGAAGTTGATCCAAGTAAACAAGAAAAAATCATTAAATATAAAAAATACTTTAGTGCTAAAGAACTTAAAGATTTAACTTCTCAAGATGGAACAATCAAAATTTTAACTACGAATAAAACTAACATATTTGCTAACGAAGCAAAAGTTGACAAATATGTTGATCAAGGAGAAGTTATTTACCTTCCTACTGGTGGTAATGCATTAGTGCAATATTATAAAGGTAAATTTATTACTGGAGGAAATGTTATTGCTATTGCTAAAGATAATAATGAACTAAACATAAAATATTTATTTTATGTTTTAAATAATAAATTAGATCTAATAGCATCATATTACAGAGGTGCAGGCATTCAACATCCTTATATGCCTGATATCTTAGAAATACTTATCCCAATCCCACCCCGCGCGATCCAAGACGAAATTGTCAAAATTCTTGACAATTTCACAGAGCTTACAACAGAGCTTACAACAGAGCTTACAACAGAGCTTACAACAGAGCTTACAACAGAGCTTACAACAGAGCTTACAACAGAGCTTACAACAGAGCTTACAACAGAGCTTACAACAGAGCTTACAACAGAGCTTAAGGACAGAATTAAACAATATGAATATTATAGGGATAAACTTTTATCTTTTGATGATTCAAAAGTTAAGGTTGAGTATAAACCACTAAAAGAATTATGTTCAATAACAACTGGTAAATTGAATGCTAAAGATGCAGTTGATGGAGGAATATATCCATTTTTTACTTGTCATGCAAAACCATATTCTATTAATGAATATGCTTTTGATACTGAGGCCATCTTGCTTTCTGGTAATGGTAATATAGGACACACAAATTATTATAATGGTAAATTTAATGCATATCAAAGGACTTATGTTTTACATAATTTTATTGAAGTAAATCCTAAATTTTTATTGCATTACATAAATAATTCCTTTAAATATTATATTAGCCAAAAATCACTAAATGGAGTAATATCATATATTACACTTCCAATTTTACAAGAATTCAGTGTACCCATCCCACCCCTTCCAGTGCAAAACCGAATTGCGGAAGTTTTAGACAATTTTGAAAAGATATGTAAAGATCTCAAAATTGGACTTCCTTCTGAAATACAATTAAGACAAAAACAATATGAATATTATCGCAATCTCTTATTATCATTTAATATAGATGATATTAAGAGAGAGAGAGAGAGAGAGAGACGATAA